ACCGGTCCGGGCCGGCAGCAGCGGGAGGCGGAGGACCTGCTCCGGGACTTCACCAACCGGGTACGTCACGAGTTGCTGACCGCGCTCGCCCCGCTGCAGACCTGAGCGGGGCGAGCACCGTCAGCCGCCGAGCTGACGGGCGAGCAGGGCGGCCTTGTCGTCCGCCGCCCACATCCGCTGCTGGTCGACGGTGACCCCGAGCAGGTAGCGGTCCCGCCCGACGGGATAGCAGTACAGCGCGCCCTGTTCGACGTCGAGCACCAGCCGGCGCACCCGGGAGCCGAGCGCCAGGTGCGCGGCCCGGACCAGGATCCGCACGTACGAGTCGATCCGCTGCCCCAGCCACGCGTAGAAGTGCCGCCGCCGCTCCGGGGTGATGCCGTCGAAGAGCCGGGCCAGTCGGGGGTCGTCGAGGATGTCGGCGGTCGCCTCGACGCGGCCGGCGTGGCAGACCGCCGCGTAGTGCAGGTCGTCGACGTCGAGGTACCGCCGGCAGACGGCCGCGGTGGTGGCGGCCCGGGTGCCCGGGACGGCGGCCTGGAACCCCACCTCGGCGGCGGCCACGGCGTCGGGCGGGGGCGGGGTGGGGCGGCTGTCCCGCAGACCGGCCCGCAGGTCCGGGCCGCTCGGGCCGAGCCAGCCGCCGTAGTCGGCGGGCCCCTGGTTGACCGTCTCACGCAGCCGGTTCGCGAGCCGGGACAGCTCCGCGTCGATGGTGTGCACGGCCGGGTCGCGGCTGGCGCGGGTCCCGGCGTCACCTCCCGTGCCACCGAATGCCACCAGGAACTGCTCCCGCAGGACGGAGAGGGCGAAGAGGCCACCCCGCTCGGTGTGCAGCAGCATCCGAATGAGGTCTCCGGTGCGGGCCGCGCGCAGGTACCGGTCGAGGTCGGTCATCACGTGCACGGCGTCCCGGCCGATGATCTGCCGTTCCTCGGCGGTGAGCCCGGGTGGGTCGTCACCGTTAGTCACGTCCAGCGCGAAGTCGCAGGCGCCGGTGCTGTACCAGGACAGATGGGTGATGCTGGACACCCGGTCGACGAGCGCCTCGCCCAGGGCGAGCGCCTCCAGTCGATGGTCCTCGAACCGCCCGCCCAGCATCCGGTCGACCCGTCGGCTCCCCTCGTCGGCCGGCGTTTGCGCAAACATGTCTACTGCACCTCCAGGTCGACGAAGTCGAAGGGAACCGCGCCTGGTCGAGGCGCCCCGCTCACCTCGCCCTGGCTCACCACCGCCGCCAGCAGCCGCCGGGCGGTACGCAGGCAGGGGTGCTCCGGACCGAGGAAGTCCCGCCCCTGGTCGACCACGGCGCGCAGCATCTGTTCGGCGCTGCCGGCCTCGCCGACCTCCGCAAGGTTCCCGGCCTGGTTGACCAGCGCGCCGAGCGCCCATGGATGGGGTTGACCGAGCGTCTCCGCCAGGGCGGTGGCCGCCTGCTCGCCGTGCGCGACCGCTTCCTCCCGTTGCCCCAGCTCGCGCAGCAGCACCGACCGCACGCTCCAGCCGAGCCGGGTGTACGGGTGGTCCAGGCCGAGGTCGCGCTCGTAGCCGGCGATGCTCTCCTCGGCCAGCGGCAACGCGGCTCCGGTCTCCCCGCCCAGGTGGTAGTCGATGGCGACGCTGAGCCGGCAGGACCGGGTGGCGGGGCTGTCCGCGCCCAGCAACCGGCTCAACGTCGGGTACGCCCAGCCGTTGAGGTCCCGGGCCCGGTGCGGGCGGCCGGTGCGGCGCTCGGTCACCGCCAGGTTGCGGACGATCCGCACCAGCAGCAGGTCCTCGTCGCCGCGGGCCCGGCCGCCGCGTCGCTGGCGGGCCTCGTTCAGCAGGCGGCCCGCCTCTGTCAGCTCACCCAGCTCGCACAGGAAGCTGCCGATGTTGGCGACCAGCCAGAGGGTGTCGGGGTGGTCCGCGGGGAAGAGCCGCAGTCGGCGTCGACGGGTCCGCTGCGCCATCTCCAGCGCCTCGTCCGACCGCCCGGCCAGGTGGAACGAGTAGGCCAGGTTGTGCGCGGCGATCAGGGTCTCCGGGTGGTCGTTGCCGAACTGGTCCCGGAAGCCCCGCCAGGTGGCCTGGTCCTCCACCAGGGCGGCCCGGAACTGCCCCAGCCCACGTAGGTCACCCGCCAGACCCCGACGGGTCACCAGCACCGAGGGATGGTCCGGGCCGAGCAGCGCCGCCCCCTCCCGCAGCGCGACCCGGCTCAGCTCCAACGCCTCGGCGCTGCGACCGAGCAGTCGGGTGACGTCGGCGAGCCGGGTGGCCAGCCGCAGGGTGAGCCGGTCCCAGCCGTACCGGGCCAGCCAGCGGTCCAGCGTCACCCGCCACGGGGGCAGCGCCTCGGCCGCCTCGGTCTCCCCGCGTTTGATGAGGTTCTCAAGCTGTTCGACCAGCCAGCGGCGGACCTCGTCCGGCTCGTCGACGGTCAACGCCTGGGAGCTGACCAGGTGCCGGTACAGCTCCCGGTTGATCGGCGAGTCGGCGGCGGCGCTGCTGGGGGCGGTGTCGGCCAGACCGCGCAGGAACTGCGCCCGCCGGCTGGCGCGTTCTGACTCGGTCATCGCCGCGAGCACGGTCGCCTGGACGGCCGGATGCATCCGGACCGTCCCGTCCCGTCCCCACACCACGTGCAGCAGCCGGAACCGCACCGCCGTGGCGAGCGCGCGGTCCAGCTCCCAGCCGTCAGCGTGCAGAACAGCGCCGTCGGCGTGCGTGGCCGTACCGTCGACCTCGGACAGTCCACGGGCGATCTGGGCTCGCATCGACCGGGACTGCAGGATCGACAGGGACAACCCCAGTGGAGAGGCGAAGGCGCACATCTGGGCCACCGCCACGGCGGCCCTGCCGCTGCGCCGCTCCCGCATCAGCGCCAGCGCGACCCGCAGCACCCGGACCGACGGCGGCTCGTCGCCCGGTTCGGCGACCGCCGCGCAGAAGGTCGGCACGGCGGTGTCCGCGGCCCGGGACTCGGCCACCGCCCGCCGGGTGGTCAGCAGGACACCGGCCTGGGCGAGCAGGCCGGAGGCGAGCCGCAGATCGAGCGGGAGCGCGCCGACCGCCGCGACGACGTCCGCCGCCGGGCCGGCCGAGAGCCCGGCGACCCCTTCGGTGAGCAGGCGCACCGCGTCCGATCTGTTCAGCTCGGCCACGGACACCGCCGGGCCGCCGTCGGGAGCTTCCCGCCGGGTCACGATCAGGTGCCCGGCGCCGGCGGTCGGCAGCAGGCCGGCCAGGTCCCCGCCGTCCGCGCCGTCGTAGACCACCAGCCACTGACCGGAACGGTGGCCCAGGTCGCCCAGCATCTCCTGGGCCGGGTTGCCCCGTGGCTCGACGCCGAGCTCGTGCGCCACGTCGGCCAGGATCCAGCGGACGTCCCGCGGGTCGGCTGCGGGGATCCAGACGATCAGATCGTAGTCCCACCAGAACCGGGCGACGTACTCCCGGACGGTGCTGGTCTTACCAGCGGCGGCGGGCCCGTGCACCACGACCGGCTGCCCGGGTCCGGCCAGCAGCAGGTCCCGCAGCTCGTCGATCTCCCGGTCCCGACCGACGAACGAACGAGCCCGCTCCGGCAGGTTGAACACCTGGGGCGGTTTGTCCCGGCCGCCGGGGAAACCGACCTGCCAGGCGCCTTCGAGCGGCAACGGTTGGCAGTCGGCGAGCCCGAGCGCGCCACGCAACCGTTGCCGGGCCTGGTCGTCGGAGCAGGCGGTCAGGTCGATCGGCCGCCCGTCCAACGGATGGTCGATGGCGGTCGAACCCGTGCGGACGACGAACGGCTCGGTCTCGCCCGCGGCCCGGGCCGTGTCGAGCACGTCGGTCAGCCAGTCCTCCTCGGAGCCGTCCGCCGGGACCACCGCCAGCAGGGTGGCCGCGCCCACCCGGACCCGGTGTGCCCTGCCGGGGCACCATGGCCGGACGCGCACCCCGACCGTCGCGAGCTCCGCGGCGAGCCAGTCCGCCCAGGCCCGCTGCCCGGCGGGGTGGGCTAGGAGCAGCTCGTGGTCGTCGGCGGGCTGCCGGCCGAGGCCGTACAGGTAGCGCAGCCGCACGGCCTCCGGCTCCGGCCGGGCGATCGACGTGTCGTCGTCGGTGAGCAGCAGGGCCAGCTCGTCGTACGCGGCGAGCAGGCGGTCACGGTACGGCGACTCCTCCGCCAGGGGGGCGAGGGGCTGCCCGTTCGGCCCGCCCGGCACCTCCACCAGAGCCAGGTCGCTCTCGGCGGCGTGCGTGTCGAGCGCGGCCCGGAATGCCCGCCGGACGTGTTCCCGGTGCTGGGCGACGCGGCCGGCGTCAGGCTCGTCCATGCCGGTCCCCACCGCGACGAGCCGGACCCAGACGGGCGCGGCCCGACGCACCTTCCGGCCCAGCTCCACCGCCTCGGGCAACCGTGGACGGCGGTACGGGTAGCAGATCGCCACGACCTCGCAGAGCACCGCCGCCCAGTACGCCACCGTCTCGTCCGAGTCGATCGGGTCGAGCAGGACGACGTCGTACTCGGTCGCGCGGAGTTGCCGACGCAGCTCGTTGCGGGCGGCGTCCCCCGGCTCGTCGGTGGGGATCCAGCCGACGGGTTCGGGGATCCAGACCACGTCGAGACGTCCGGGTGCGGCGGCGTACCGGCGTAGCAGCGGCTGACGGGCGGGGCGGGACGGGACGGGAAGGAGAGCGGCCAGCGGGGCGGGCAGCTTCTCCGCGACCGGCCACTCGTCGGTGCGGAACATCCGCAGGTGCTCGTCGACCCGCGCGGCGCCCCGCCCGGCGTCGACCACCAGCACCCGGCGTCCGGCCCGGGCCAGCATCCAGGCCAGGTTGCTGACGAGCTGGGTCCGTCCGGTCAGGCCGGTCGGGGCCAGGAAGGCGACCAACCTCGTCCCGGTCGGGTCGTCCGACCAGGGAGGTTTCGGCCCGATCATCACCACGCCATCCTTTCCGGACGGTGACCGGCCATCTCCGTCCCTTGTCGTCTCGGCGGCCCGTCACCGGGCGGGACCGAGGTCTCCGGGGTCGCCGAACTTTCTAGGGTCGTTGAGAAACCAGAGGAAACCCCCTTGGGGCTCGCCGGCCTCGTCGACGAGTCGCCGCAACGACTGCCGCAGCAATTGTCGGGGCAGCGCGTCCCGGTCCGTCGGATCGGATTCGGTCAGGTCGAGAAGGTCAGCGATCAGGGGGCGATCGGAACCGTCCGTTCCCTCCGGCATGGTTGCCCACCTTCACGCTGTCCAGACCGGCACCGATTTCGGCACAGCCAGCACCCTGCCAGGAACATATCGTAGCCTTCATCGATATTCACCGGTCACTTCGTGCATCGACGTACGGCCACCGTTCCGGCCTACCGGTCCGACCACCGAAGCCGGCGAGCCTGATCTTCCGGTCCGGGGCCGGCCGGTGCCGCCGGACCGGCGTCGCGCGTCCACTTCCGACTTGGACGGCAGCGGCAGCGGACAGTGACGGTGGGTGAGGCGTCGGGGCGACACGCCCGCGCCGACCGACCAGAGCGCCGACCGAGCAGCGCCCCGCCGAGCAGGGCACGTCCGGCGACGGCGGGCCGTGGCCGGGCCTACCGTCCGCGGATCGGGCCGGCCGGCGGGAGGTTTCCGAGGGTGATCGGCCCCATCCAGCGGGCGTGGTCCGCGCGCCGGGCGACGCGCCCCACGACGGCTGGCCGGTCGACGGTAGGGCGGTCGGGGCAGTGACCCCGACCGCCCTACGGCCGTCGGCGGTCGACTTTCCGACACCGCCCGGCGGGTACGTCCCGGCGCACAACCCCGAGCCCCCGGGCCCTCAACCGGCCGGCCCACCGACCACCGGGCCCGGGGGGCGGACCGGAGGCGGGCCTCAGTCGCGCAGGAGCTGGCGGGCCATGACGATCCGCTGTACCTGGTTGGTGCCCTCGTAGATCTGGGTGATCTTGGCGTCCCGCATCATCCGCTCGACCGGGTAGTCCCGGGTGTAGCCGTAGCCGCCGAGGAGCTGCACCGCGTCCGTGGTGATCTCCATGGCGGCGTCCGAGGCGAAACACTTCGCCGCCGCGCCGAAGTACGTCAGGTCGGCGTCACCCCGCTCGGACTTCCCGGCCGCGGCGTACGTCAACTGCCGGGCCGCCTCCAGCTTCATGCCCATGTCGGCGAGCATGAACTGGATGCCCTGGAACTCGGCCACCGGTTTGCCGAACTGCCGACGCTCCTTGACGTACCCCTTGGCGTAGTCGAGCGCGCCCTGGGCGATGCCGATGGCCTGCGCGGCGATGGTGACCCGGGTGTGGTCCAGGGTCTTCATCGCGGTGCCGAAGCCGGTGCCCTCGGCCCCGATGATCCGGTCGGCCGGGATGCGGACGTCGTCGAAGTAGACCTCGCGGGTCGGCGAGCCCTTGATGCCGAGTTTCTTCTCCGGCGCGCCGAAGCTCACCCCCCGGTCGGACTTCTCGACCACGAAGGCGGAGATGCCCCGGGACCGCGCTGTGGGGTCGGTCACGGCGAACACCGTGTAGAACTCCGAGACGCCCGCGTTGGTGATCCACCGCTTGACCCCGTTGAGCACCCAGTGGTCGCCGTCGCGCACCGCGCGGGTGGCCATCGAGGCCGCGTCGCTGCCGGCCTCCGGCTCGGAGAGGCAGTACGAGAACATCGCCTCGCCGGCGGCGACCGGGGTCAGGTAGCGCCGCTTGAGCTCCGCCGAGCCGGCCAGCAGCAGCGGCATCGTGCCCAGCTTGTTCACCGCCGGGATCAGCGAGGACGCCGCGCAGGCCCGGGCGACCTCCTCGATCACGATGGCGGTGGCCAGGGCGTCCGCGCCCGCGCCGCCGTACTCGGCGGGGATGTGCGGGGCGTGGAAGTCGGCGGACCGCAACGCGTCGTAGGACGCCTTCGGGAACTCCCCCGTCTCGTCCGCCTCCGCGGCGTGCGGGGCGACCTTCGCCGTGCAGACCTCCCGGACCGCCTCCCGGACGGCCTCGTGCTCCTCGGGCAACCGGTAGACGTCGAACGACTGCTCTGCAGCCATGCTGGCCCCTCCCCTTCACCGCTATCATGCCCGGACTGTGGCTTCTGGCGGCCCCGGACCGCGCAGACTGAAGGATAGCGACCAGGGTTCAGGTGATCCTTACCGCCGCGTAGGCTTTCGCCGCGACGGCACCTCCTACCGGCAACCCACCACAAGACGACAAAATGTCCTTCGGTGCCCGGCCAGGCGCCGCAGCCGATTGCGACGCGACGAAGCGCCGCCAGCGCGAGCGGAGAAGACAGGCGTGACCATCCCGTACCCGAACACCCAGCCGATGCCGGCCATCCCGGCGGTGACCCCGCCGTCCGGCGCGCCCCGGCCCCGGGTGACCTTCCTGGGCACCGGTTACCTCGGTGCGACGTACGCCATCTGCTACGCGGAGCTCGGCTACGAGGTGCTCGGCTACGACGTCGACGCGGACAAGATCGCGAAGCTGAACGCCGGTGAGGTGCCGATCCACGAGCCCGGCCTGGACGAGCTGCTCAAACGCAACCTCGCCGCCGGCCGGCTGCGGTTCAGCACCGACATCGGCGAGACCGCCGACTTCGGCGACGTGCACTTCATCTGCGTCGGCACCCCGCAACGCGCCGACGGGCTCGGCGCCGACCTGTCCTTCGTCGAGGCGTCCGTCACCAGCCTGGCCCAGCACCTGACCCGCAAGGCGCTGATCGTCGGCAAGTCCACCGTCCCGGTCGGCACCGCCGAATGGGTCGAGCAGCTCGTCGACAAACACAGCGCCCCCGACCTGGACGCCGAGGTCGCCTGGAGCCCCGAGTTCCTCCAGGAGGGCTTCGCCGTCGACGACGTGCTGCGCCCCAACCGCATCGTCGTCGGCGTCAAGAGCGAGTGGGCCAACGGCATGCTCTACGCCGCCCACAAGGGCGTCTTCGACCTGGCCGCCACCGAGGACCGCGAGGTCCCCCTCGTGGTCACCGACTTCGCCACCGCCGAGCTGGTCAAGGTCGCCGCGAACGCCTTCCTCGCCACCAAGATCAGCTTCATCAACGCGATGGCCGAGGTCTGTGAGGTCGCCGGCGGCGACGTCACCCAACTCGCCCGCGCCATCGGCTACGACCCCCGCATCGGCAACCGCTTCCTCCAGGCCGGCCTCGGCTTCGGCGGCGCCTGCCTGCCCAAGGACATCCGCGCCTTCCAGGCCCGCGCCCAGGAGCTCGGCGCCGGCGAGGCCCTCCGCTTCCTGCACGAGGTCGACCTGATCAACCTGCGCCGCCGTACCCGCGTCGTCCAGGTCGCCGCCGACCTGCTCGGCCGCCGCTCCGGCCCCGCCGGCCCCGACCTCACCGGCACCCGCGTCGCCGTCCTCGGGGCGACCTTCAAACCCAACACCGACGACGTCCGCGACGCCCCCGCCCTCGCCGTCGCCGCCCTGCTCACCAAAGCCGGCGCCGACGTGCACGTCTACGACCCGCAGGGCATGGACAACGCCCGCCGAGCCATGCCCGAGCTCAGCTACGAGCAGAGCATCACCGACGCCGTCACCGGCGCCGACCTGGTCTGCGTCCTCACCGAATGGGCCGACTTCCGCAACGCCGACCCCGTCGCCCTCGGTGAGCTCGTCGCCGGACGACGCGTCGTCGACGGCCGCAACTGCCTCGACTCCGCTCTCTGGACCCAGGCCGGCTGGGAATACCGCGGCATGGGCCGCCCCTGAGTTTCTTCGCCGCGACGCGGCGACGGCTATCGAAATCCGTGCCGGGTCAGGGCATGCTGCCACAGTGGGATTCCACAGTGCGGCCCGACCCGGGCGGAGGGGTGTGCGGTGAGTGGCTTCCAGTGTGTCTCGTGCGGCAACCAGATCAAACCGGCCCGTCGCTGCCCACACTGCGGGGCCGGGCAGCCGCAGTGGGCGGCCCACGTGGCCCAGGTCGAGCGGTCCATCGCCGAACTGAAGGCCCGGGAGGCTGAGATCTCCCGCGAGCAGCGCCAACTCGCCCAGAAGATGCAGGCGGCCATGTTCCAACGGGACGTGCTGGCGCACGCCGGTGAGGAACGCCTCAGACAGGCGACCAGACCCCGCAAGGTACGGCTGCGCCGCCCCGGCCGCCGGACGCCCGTCGCGCCGCCCGGCGGCGTCCCCACCGCCCCGACCGGCGGCGTCGGGCCCCGGGTGCCCCGGCAGAGCGCCCCGCCGCCGGCCGGGCCGACCGCCACCGCCACCTGGCTCGACGCGGACGACCCGGAGCACCCGCCGGAGGCGTCCTCGCGGGAGGTGCAGAACATCCCGCTCGGGCTGGGCGCCCTGCTGATCGGCGTCGCCGCCGTGGTCTTCGCGGCGGTCGCCACCAGCTCGATGGACGCGCTGGCCCGCCTGCTGATCCTGCTCGCCGCCACCGCGCTGACGCTGCTCGCCCCGCCGCTGGTGGCCCGCCGGGGGCTGCTGTCGACGGCCGAGACCATCGCCGCGGTGGGGCTGCTCCTGGTGCCCCTGGACGGCTACGCCCTGCACGCGGTCGGGCTGCCCGGCTCGTCGGCGGTGCCCGGCCCGGTCTACGCCGGGCTGGTCTTCGCGGTCACCGCCGGGATCGGCTACGGCTACGCCCGGGCCACCGGGCTGCGGGTGCCCCGGTTCGCCGCCGTCCTGGCCGCTCAGCCGGTGCTGCCGCTGCTCGCGTCCGGCCTGGTCGGCGGCCCGGCCGGCTGGGCGTTGGCGTTCACCGTGGTCGCCGCGATCGACCTGGCGCTGGTCCGTTCACCGCTGACCACGGAGCCGGTGGCCGACGCCACGGACGGGCGGCCCACCCCGGACCGGTCGACGCCGCGCCGCCCCGAGGGAGCGCCCGAGGAGGACGGCGAGGTCTTCACCGACCCGTCCACGACGACCACCCGACCGGCCCGGGCCACCGCCGGCCCCCGGGCCGCCGTCCCGGCCCGGCGGGTGCCGGGGCTGACCGAGCTCGGCTGGACGCTGTTCGGGGCGGCGGTCGCGCTCGCCCTGGCGTACGCGGTCGTCGCGCTGCTGCGCGCCACCACCGTGCCGGCCGCCCTGGGCGCCGGCGCGGCGCTGCTGCTGGCCGCCGCGGTGACCCTGGCCGGCACGGTGTCGCTGCGCCGGCCGCCGCTGCCCGACCTCGGCGCGGGCATCGCCACCCTCGCCGTGATCGGCGCGCTCGGCCGGGTCGCCGCCGTGGCCCTGCCCGGCCGGGCCCTGCTGCTGATCTCCGTCGTCATCGCCCTGACCAGCGTCGCCGTCCGGGCCGTGCCGGAACGCGCCAGGCGTGGGCCGCAGCTCGCCTCGGCGGTGGCGCTGACCGTCACCGGCCTGCTCGTCGCGGCCGGCGCGGTACGGGCCGGGGTGGCCACGGTCCGCGCGGCCCTGCCCGCCTGGGCGGCCGACCTGGACCGCTACCCGGCCGTGCTCGCCGAGGCCGCCGGCCCGGCCGGCTGGCAGCTCGTGCTGAGCGCCCTGCTGCTGACCGTCGCGGCGGTCCTCGCCCTGCCGGCGGAGATCCGCCGCGAGTTCGCGGTGGCCGGCGCGGCCGTGACGGCCCTCGCGGCGCCCGCCTCGGTCGGGCTGGGCTGGGCCACCGCGCCGTGGCCGATGGCGCTCACCGCGATCGGCGTCGGCCTGGCCGGGCTCACCGCCCGGACCCGTCGGGCCGCGCTGGCGCACGCCCTCGCCGCCGGCGCGGTCGGGCTGGTCGGCGCGGGCGCGGCGCTGGCCCGCCCGGCGTCGACGGCCGCCGTGCTGCTCGCGCTCTTCGTCGGCGGTGTCCTGGTGGTCCTCGCCCCCCGGGTCCGCCTCACCCCGGCGGCAGCCGCCGACACGCTCACCGCCTGGGCCGCCGGTGGCGCGGCGTTCGCCCTGCCGGGCGCGGTGGCCGGGTTCGTCGCCGCGCTCGTCCCGGCCGGGCCGGTGCTCACCCCGGCCACGCAACGGGAGGTCACCGTCCCGATCCTGGCGGCCAGCTTCCTGGCGGTCTGCGTCACCGTCGGCTACGCCGCGATCGTCCAGGTGTCCCAGCGGAAGATCAGCATGCCGCTGGCGGTCGGGGCCGGGCTGGGCGCGCTGGCGGTCGCCGCCGCCGCGTTCGCCGCGCCCGGGGCCACCAGCGCCGACGCCTGGGTGGCCGCGCTGCTGGCGGTCGCCGCGCTGCTGCTGTTCGCCGCGCCCTCGATCGACGCGCGCAACCGCACCGACCTGCCCCTCGACGGCTCCGATTTCGCCGCCGCCGCGGCCACCGTCGCGCTGGTCGCCACCCTGCTGCGGATCGCCGCGGTGCTGGTGCCCGGCGCGCAGCTCCTGGTCGCGGCGGCGCTGGTGCTGGTGGTCGCGGTCGCGGCCCGGGCGATGCCGGACGAGTGGCGGCGCGGCCCGATCCTGGGGATGGCCCTGGCCGGGGCGGTGATCGGGGCGCTGGCCGGCTGGACGGCGTTGCGCGGCGGCTTCGGGGTGATCGCCGTCCCCGGGCCGATCTGGGCGGGTGACCTGACCGGCTGGCCGGCCGCGCCGGTCGGCGGCGTCACCGCCCAGGCCCCGGTCGCGCTGGTCCTGCTGGGGGTGGCCGCCGCGATCCTGCTCCCCGAGCCGTGGAAGCACGACGTCTCCGGCGCGGCGGCGGTGCTCGCCACCATCGGCGCGCCGGCCGCCCTCGACCTGCCGTGGTGGTCGCCGGTGCTGGTCAGCGGGACCGTCGCCACCATCTTCGGGATGGCCGCGGTGGCCGCCACCGACCCCCGGGCCGGGCTGTCCCGGATCACCGTCGCCGCGCTCGTCGCGCTGCACGCGGCCGGGGCCGGGCTGGTACGCCCCTGGACGACCGCCCTGGCGTTGAGCATCGTCGTGCTGGTCGGCGTCACCGTCGCCACGCTGGGC
The sequence above is a segment of the Micromonospora sp. WMMD882 genome. Coding sequences within it:
- the fxsT gene encoding FxSxx-COOH system tetratricopeptide repeat protein — its product is MIGPKPPWSDDPTGTRLVAFLAPTGLTGRTQLVSNLAWMLARAGRRVLVVDAGRGAARVDEHLRMFRTDEWPVAEKLPAPLAALLPVPSRPARQPLLRRYAAAPGRLDVVWIPEPVGWIPTDEPGDAARNELRRQLRATEYDVVLLDPIDSDETVAYWAAVLCEVVAICYPYRRPRLPEAVELGRKVRRAAPVWVRLVAVGTGMDEPDAGRVAQHREHVRRAFRAALDTHAAESDLALVEVPGGPNGQPLAPLAEESPYRDRLLAAYDELALLLTDDDTSIARPEPEAVRLRYLYGLGRQPADDHELLLAHPAGQRAWADWLAAELATVGVRVRPWCPGRAHRVRVGAATLLAVVPADGSEEDWLTDVLDTARAAGETEPFVVRTGSTAIDHPLDGRPIDLTACSDDQARQRLRGALGLADCQPLPLEGAWQVGFPGGRDKPPQVFNLPERARSFVGRDREIDELRDLLLAGPGQPVVVHGPAAAGKTSTVREYVARFWWDYDLIVWIPAADPRDVRWILADVAHELGVEPRGNPAQEMLGDLGHRSGQWLVVYDGADGGDLAGLLPTAGAGHLIVTRREAPDGGPAVSVAELNRSDAVRLLTEGVAGLSAGPAADVVAAVGALPLDLRLASGLLAQAGVLLTTRRAVAESRAADTAVPTFCAAVAEPGDEPPSVRVLRVALALMRERRSGRAAVAVAQMCAFASPLGLSLSILQSRSMRAQIARGLSEVDGTATHADGAVLHADGWELDRALATAVRFRLLHVVWGRDGTVRMHPAVQATVLAAMTESERASRRAQFLRGLADTAPSSAAADSPINRELYRHLVSSQALTVDEPDEVRRWLVEQLENLIKRGETEAAEALPPWRVTLDRWLARYGWDRLTLRLATRLADVTRLLGRSAEALELSRVALREGAALLGPDHPSVLVTRRGLAGDLRGLGQFRAALVEDQATWRGFRDQFGNDHPETLIAAHNLAYSFHLAGRSDEALEMAQRTRRRRLRLFPADHPDTLWLVANIGSFLCELGELTEAGRLLNEARQRRGGRARGDEDLLLVRIVRNLAVTERRTGRPHRARDLNGWAYPTLSRLLGADSPATRSCRLSVAIDYHLGGETGAALPLAEESIAGYERDLGLDHPYTRLGWSVRSVLLRELGQREEAVAHGEQAATALAETLGQPHPWALGALVNQAGNLAEVGEAGSAEQMLRAVVDQGRDFLGPEHPCLRTARRLLAAVVSQGEVSGAPRPGAVPFDFVDLEVQ
- a CDS encoding acyl-CoA dehydrogenase family protein; translation: MAAEQSFDVYRLPEEHEAVREAVREVCTAKVAPHAAEADETGEFPKASYDALRSADFHAPHIPAEYGGAGADALATAIVIEEVARACAASSLIPAVNKLGTMPLLLAGSAELKRRYLTPVAAGEAMFSYCLSEPEAGSDAASMATRAVRDGDHWVLNGVKRWITNAGVSEFYTVFAVTDPTARSRGISAFVVEKSDRGVSFGAPEKKLGIKGSPTREVYFDDVRIPADRIIGAEGTGFGTAMKTLDHTRVTIAAQAIGIAQGALDYAKGYVKERRQFGKPVAEFQGIQFMLADMGMKLEAARQLTYAAAGKSERGDADLTYFGAAAKCFASDAAMEITTDAVQLLGGYGYTRDYPVERMMRDAKITQIYEGTNQVQRIVMARQLLRD
- a CDS encoding UDP-glucose/GDP-mannose dehydrogenase family protein gives rise to the protein MTIPYPNTQPMPAIPAVTPPSGAPRPRVTFLGTGYLGATYAICYAELGYEVLGYDVDADKIAKLNAGEVPIHEPGLDELLKRNLAAGRLRFSTDIGETADFGDVHFICVGTPQRADGLGADLSFVEASVTSLAQHLTRKALIVGKSTVPVGTAEWVEQLVDKHSAPDLDAEVAWSPEFLQEGFAVDDVLRPNRIVVGVKSEWANGMLYAAHKGVFDLAATEDREVPLVVTDFATAELVKVAANAFLATKISFINAMAEVCEVAGGDVTQLARAIGYDPRIGNRFLQAGLGFGGACLPKDIRAFQARAQELGAGEALRFLHEVDLINLRRRTRVVQVAADLLGRRSGPAGPDLTGTRVAVLGATFKPNTDDVRDAPALAVAALLTKAGADVHVYDPQGMDNARRAMPELSYEQSITDAVTGADLVCVLTEWADFRNADPVALGELVAGRRVVDGRNCLDSALWTQAGWEYRGMGRP
- a CDS encoding permease, yielding MSGFQCVSCGNQIKPARRCPHCGAGQPQWAAHVAQVERSIAELKAREAEISREQRQLAQKMQAAMFQRDVLAHAGEERLRQATRPRKVRLRRPGRRTPVAPPGGVPTAPTGGVGPRVPRQSAPPPAGPTATATWLDADDPEHPPEASSREVQNIPLGLGALLIGVAAVVFAAVATSSMDALARLLILLAATALTLLAPPLVARRGLLSTAETIAAVGLLLVPLDGYALHAVGLPGSSAVPGPVYAGLVFAVTAGIGYGYARATGLRVPRFAAVLAAQPVLPLLASGLVGGPAGWALAFTVVAAIDLALVRSPLTTEPVADATDGRPTPDRSTPRRPEGAPEEDGEVFTDPSTTTTRPARATAGPRAAVPARRVPGLTELGWTLFGAAVALALAYAVVALLRATTVPAALGAGAALLLAAAVTLAGTVSLRRPPLPDLGAGIATLAVIGALGRVAAVALPGRALLLISVVIALTSVAVRAVPERARRGPQLASAVALTVTGLLVAAGAVRAGVATVRAALPAWAADLDRYPAVLAEAAGPAGWQLVLSALLLTVAAVLALPAEIRREFAVAGAAVTALAAPASVGLGWATAPWPMALTAIGVGLAGLTARTRRAALAHALAAGAVGLVGAGAALARPASTAAVLLALFVGGVLVVLAPRVRLTPAAAADTLTAWAAGGAAFALPGAVAGFVAALVPAGPVLTPATQREVTVPILAASFLAVCVTVGYAAIVQVSQRKISMPLAVGAGLGALAVAAAAFAAPGATSADAWVAALLAVAALLLFAAPSIDARNRTDLPLDGSDFAAAAATVALVATLLRIAAVLVPGAQLLVAAALVLVVAVAARAMPDEWRRGPILGMALAGAVIGALAGWTALRGGFGVIAVPGPIWAGDLTGWPAAPVGGVTAQAPVALVLLGVAAAILLPEPWKHDVSGAAAVLATIGAPAALDLPWWSPVLVSGTVATIFGMAAVAATDPRAGLSRITVAALVALHAAGAGLVRPWTTALALSIVVLVGVTVATLGRSFAGPEDLVEAEGMPPHLVTIGGLATAAALFALPGVVAALAAQAGHPPEVLITGALAASSIGLAVVAAVRRRAPQYLPYASLGIAAGATVSAFAAIPAGLAVGVFAAAVALLGVLAELVRAATVPPAAAAAAPVGRWTMLLDGALRRMPARLTDRRWRISPAAGALAAAALPIALAVVTLTPALVVTLVEPYAALSRIWAGPPPELLTVPADAGNPTHVLTALLLTVTAALAAVAFTGGVYFRAVPVVLPGLAVTVLITPTALGQGWPHTTLAALAVFTLAMLGLALTPPPPLVEPARSLRWTRVLVFGIGLAAGSAGLAGALATRDLTVFTLAGAVAVGAVAALFGSTERARILGWLFASLTAQLLVLTIGLVAGFAPVWSAFGVLAVGAALQVFAARLPRLRRPEAQREAATVQWSGYAAALIALALAFDSPRHVAALLAGWGAVLGVAATRPGRGPTERRILFWSVVGCEIVAWWILMRVADVALPEAYTLPFAALALLVGMLELRERPDLSSWVAYGPALVTAFVPTLAIVLATDSSLLRQVLLLLGAVGVLIWGSMTQQQAPVIVGAVVTGIAALHALFSLGPWLVLLLVGLVLLVLGASNERRRRAQDRLQTALRGMR